In the Pyrococcus kukulkanii genome, one interval contains:
- a CDS encoding DUF2118 family protein, producing MVRLPQLYVEATYEECFDEDGKAKYDCIVTQDNIEVRLRKGEKLPEFIDKSKAKFLAKEVYDRFHFYVDQYEHRMKVDAIIIYPDRRTRIELRKGDELLLLPVEGYVVTLIADVGNRVRTGDAFAAVTTRKGEVHYMKPPRSGTVVYIDEFTNRPNYVYYILPEE from the coding sequence ATGGTGAGGCTACCCCAGCTGTACGTTGAAGCAACATATGAAGAATGTTTCGATGAGGATGGGAAGGCGAAATATGATTGCATAGTCACCCAGGATAACATCGAAGTCAGGCTAAGAAAGGGAGAAAAGCTTCCGGAATTTATAGATAAGAGTAAAGCTAAGTTCTTGGCAAAAGAGGTTTACGATAGGTTCCACTTTTATGTTGACCAGTACGAGCACAGAATGAAGGTCGATGCTATTATAATATACCCTGACAGGAGGACAAGGATAGAGCTCAGGAAAGGAGACGAGCTCCTCCTACTCCCAGTAGAAGGGTACGTTGTTACTCTAATAGCGGACGTTGGGAATAGGGTTAGAACTGGAGATGCATTTGCGGCGGTAACAACGAGGAAGGGAGAAGTTCATTACATGAAGCCTCCGAGGTCGGGGACGGTTGTCTATATAGACGAGTTCACGAACAGGCCGAACTACGTCTATTATATACTCCCAGAGGAGTGA
- a CDS encoding ATPase: MASLLIVGILPYDSGKTTLALSLIREALEYGIDVGVAKPVSGFNGWYQYEYLLKSIEFGFLIGEDSYKLHMAAKSSDPIYLESPVTALLLPPDPERVGWKSSSYTAISYHTNVVLLRVLEDHFCVPDNIKRLTQPMQEAVAPLIEATKPAEIKAEDAQHLLMRGREEASKTLEVIRRNHELTVIESYNNIAAPCSSALNSDLIIAVAPGKAVILDGEKYRKAIYAVSNIKEPWRIVTEDVIPLLKPLKKFEFKPGKVSGLLDGVLEILKAKTF; the protein is encoded by the coding sequence ATGGCATCCCTACTAATAGTTGGCATCCTTCCATATGATTCAGGCAAGACAACATTGGCACTTTCCCTAATAAGGGAGGCCTTAGAGTATGGAATCGATGTTGGAGTGGCAAAGCCCGTAAGCGGTTTCAACGGGTGGTACCAGTATGAGTACCTTCTCAAAAGCATAGAGTTTGGCTTTTTGATAGGCGAGGATTCTTACAAGCTACACATGGCCGCAAAAAGCTCAGATCCAATTTACCTTGAAAGTCCCGTTACCGCACTTTTACTTCCTCCTGATCCTGAAAGGGTTGGATGGAAGAGCTCTTCATATACAGCAATTTCCTATCACACAAATGTTGTTCTCCTGAGGGTTCTTGAAGACCACTTTTGCGTTCCTGATAACATTAAGAGGCTCACACAACCAATGCAAGAAGCTGTGGCACCTCTAATAGAAGCAACGAAACCCGCTGAGATAAAGGCTGAGGATGCTCAACACTTACTAATGAGGGGAAGGGAAGAGGCCAGTAAAACCCTGGAAGTTATAAGGAGAAACCACGAACTAACTGTAATTGAGTCCTACAACAATATCGCAGCTCCCTGCAGTTCAGCACTGAATTCAGACCTCATAATAGCTGTGGCTCCAGGGAAAGCTGTCATTCTCGATGGGGAGAAATATAGAAAGGCTATCTATGCCGTTTCAAACATTAAAGAACCGTGGAGAATTGTTACAGAAGATGTAATACCCCTGCTGAAGCCCCTTAAGAAGTTCGAGTTCAAACCTGGGAAAGTAAGTGGTCTGCTTGATGGAGTATTAGAGATTCTTAAAGCGAAAACTTTTTAA